From Ipomoea triloba cultivar NCNSP0323 chromosome 5, ASM357664v1, the proteins below share one genomic window:
- the LOC116020852 gene encoding acetylglutamate kinase, chloroplastic-like → MLAAKTLPLPSPRFKDLTFRDSNPHFPVSLPTIKANGKINSNPFLNSCLKTSLESIVAPAPFSTPAPTRVKILSEALPFIQKFRGKTVIVKYGGAAMKSEALQASVIADLVLLSCVGLRIVFVHGGGPEINQWLGRLGIKPNFLNGLRVTDASTMEIVSMVLIGKVNKHLVSLINKAGATAVGLSGIDGHLLTARPSPNSAQLGLVGEIERVDPAVLRPLIDNYHIPVIASVAADKTGQSYNINADTAAGELAATLGAEKLILLTDVAGILKDRDDPGSLVKEIDIKGVKKMIDDGKIAGGMIPKVNCCLRSLAQGVRTASIIDGRLEHSLLLEILTDQGAGTMITG, encoded by the coding sequence ATGCTGGCCGCTAAAACCCTTCCTCTTCCTTCCCCGCGCTTTAAAGACTTAACATTTCGGGATTCTAATCCTCACTTCCCAGTATCTCTCCCAACCATAAAAGCCAATGGGAAGATCAACAGCAATCCTTTCCTGAACTCATGTCTCAAAACATCCTTGGAGTCAATTGTAGCACCTGCGCCCTTTTCCACTCCTGCACCAACCCGAGTCAAAATCCTTTCAGAAGCACTACCTTTCATTCAGAAATTTCGTGGTAAGACAGTCATAGTAAAATATGGAGGAGCAGCAATGAAATCCGAGGCCCTTCAGGCATCTGTTATTGCTGATCTTGTCCTCCTCTCTTGTGTTGGCCTCCGTATTGTCTTTGTCCATGGTGGGGGGCCTGAGATCAAccagtggcttgggcggttGGGGATCAAACCCAACTTTCTGAATGGCCTTCGTGTAACTGATGCTTCTACAATGGAAATTGTCTCGATGGTATTGATTGGTAAAGTCAATAAACACCTTGTGTCCTTGATCAACAAGGCAGGGGCAACTGCAGTAGGGCTATCAGGTATTGACGGCCATCTCCTAACTGCACGGCCCTCTCCCAATTCTGCACAGCTTGGCTTGGTTGGCGAGATTGAAAGAGTAGACCCTGCTGTGCTGAGGCCTCTCATTGACAATTATCATATCCCCGTGATTGCATCTGTTGCAGCTGACAAGACTGGGCAGTCCTACAATATTAATGCAGACACAGCAGCAGGTGAGCTAGCTGCAACATTGGGAGCAGAAAAGCTGATACTCTTGACAGATGTGGCTGGTATCTTGAAGGACCGAGATGATCCAGGAAGCTTGGTGAAAGAGATCGATATTAAAGGGGTGAAGAAGATGATTGATGATGGGAAGATTGCTGGTGGTATGATCCCGAAAGTGAATTGCTGCTTGAGGTCTCTGGCTCAAGGGGTACGGACTGCAAGTATTATTGATGGACGACTTGAGCACTCGTTACTACTCGAGATCCTCACTGATCAAGGAGCTGGAACTATGATTACTGGGTAA
- the LOC116020503 gene encoding uncharacterized protein LOC116020503 — MDDLWSKLFEDSYANGEGCVAPTMDPQLVQPVDIEEENIESEEENRTTQGFEDLLYSQDNQHSSQLHDLEVDESSFWNNFMSEVNHCVGNQDVSGTQVPRQSQSNNVKKCAKTQNIGLKPTQMTRKRRQSGGAAQLSSQLNSLISNSNRALDVLIGDSTVNTQSTTTVSLTAAISVINRMVTDGIMEKGGDLWCFSLSFLKDDLNREIFSNIDDDFSRKAWLKYMHDTSKGQEWMREVLNGHPIRCVNTFRMDSALFKQLCEDLYSKYGLRSTRNMSIVEKVGIFIYTLAMGASNRDVGERFQRSGETISRAFHEVLEAISGRSRGYQGLARDIITPNDPTFQAIPSYITNDARYMPYFKDCIGCIDGTHIAACILEADQLRYRGRKGIPTFNVMAVCDFDMCFTFISVGWEGSAHDTRVFVHAISTPSMNFPKPPQGRYYLVDKGYPDKQGYLVPYPRIRYHQSQFEQEPPTNAQEAFNRAHSSLRSCIERSFGVLKKRWKILAKMPQFSVETQIDVIMATFALHNYIRKNSQDDMMFNVLEQHPDYIPPDELQDSSSNTSTNESLSQTSTEMKEIRNNPIFLERVEGIGTIRAEEALNWGLSGPMLRASGIEWDLRKIDQYECYDEFAWEVQWQKEGDSLARYLVRIGEMEESIKMIQQAREGIPGGPYENLEIRRFDRIVYFVAAILNF; from the exons ATGGATGATTTGTGGTCTAAATTATTTGAAGATAGCTATGCAAATGGTGAAGGTTGTGTTGCACCCACTATGGATCCTCAATTAGTGCAACCTGTTGATATTGAGgaagaaaatatagaaagtgAAGAAGAGAATAGGACTACGCAAGGATTTGAAGATTTGTTATATTCTCAGGATAACCAACATTCTTCCCAATTGCATGATTTGGAGGTAGATGAGTCTTCATTTTGGAATAATTTCATGAGTGAGGTGAACCATTGTGTTGGTAACCAGGATGTTAGTGGTACTCAAGTACCTAGACAATCTCAAAgtaataatgttaaaaaatgtGCAAAAACTCAGAATATTGGTCTTAAACCCACTCAAATGACGCGTAAGAGGAGACAATCGGGAGGAGCAGCTCAACTTTCTAGTCAATTGAATAGTTTGATTTCAAATTCAAACCGGGCATTAGACGTTTTAATAGGGGATAGTACTGTGAATACTCAAAGCACTACAACTGTTAGTCTTACTGCAGCAATAAGTGTTATTAACCGCATGGTTACTGATGGTATTATGGAAAAAGGTGGAGATTTGTGGTGTTTTTCTCTTAGCTTTCTTAAAGATGATTTGAATAGGGAAATTTTTTCCAATATTGATGATGACTTCTCTAGAAAAGCTTGGTTGAAGTATATGCATGATACAAGCAA AGGACAGGAATGGATGAGAGAAGTCTTGAATGGACATCCTATTCGATGTGTAAATACATTTAGAATGGACTCCGCTTTGTTTAAGCAATTATGTGAAGacttatattcaaaatatggaTTACGATCTACTAGGAATATGTCAATTGTGGAGAAAGTtggtatatttatatacacactTGCTATGGGTGCTTCAAATAGAGATGTTGGAGAGCGATTTCAACGTTCCGGTGAAACAATAAGTAGAGCATTTCATGAAGTTTTGGAAGCAATTAGTGGTAGGAGTAGGGGATATCAAGGGCTTGCACGTGATATCATAACACCAAATGATCCTACATTTCAAGCTATACCGTCTTACATTACTAATGATGCACGATACATGCCATATTTCAAG GATTGCATTGGATGTATTGATGGTACTCATATAGCAGCATGCATTCTTGAGGCTGATCAATTGCGATATAGAGGGAGAAAAGGAATTCCTACTTTCAATGTCATGGCAGTGTGTGACTTTGATATGTGTTTCACTTTTATATCTGTTGGATGGGAAGGATCCGCACATGATACACGTGTATTTGTTCATGCAATTAGTACACCATCAATGAACTTTCCCAAGCCGCCACAAG gaagaTATTATTTGGTAGATAAAGGATATCCAGATAAACAAGGATATTTGGTACCGTATCCAAGAATAAGGTATCATCAATCTCAATTTGAACAAGAGCCGCCAACTAATGCTCAAGAAGCATTCAATCGTGCACATTCTTCTCTTCGAAGTTGTATTGAGAGGTCGTTTGGAGTATTGAAGAAGAGATGGAAGATACTTGCTAAAATGCCACAGTTTAGTGTGGAGACCCAAATTGATGTTATTATGGCCACATTTgccttacataattatattcggaagaattcacaagatgacatgatgtttaatgtgcttgagcagcatccagattacataccgcccgatgaacttcaagattcaagtagtaatacctccaccaacgaaagtttaagtcagacctctactgagatgaaggagattcgcaac AATCCCATTTTTTTAGAACGAGTTGAAGGTATAGGCACTATTAGGGCAGAAGAAGCACTCAATTGGGGTTTATCCGGACCAATGCTACGAGCTTCGGGAATCGAATGGGATCTTCGTAAAATCGATCAGTATGAGTGTTACGACGAATTTGCTTGGGAGGTTCAATGGCAAAAAGAGGGGGATTCTTTAGCTCGTTATTTAGTAAGAATCGGCGAAATGGAAGAATCCATAAAAATGATTCAACAGGCCCGGGAAGGAATTCCGGGGGGGCCTTATGAGAATTTAGAAATCCGACGTTTTGATAGA ATTGTGTACTTCGTTGCtgcaattttgaatttttag